From the Lactobacillus sp. PV034 genome, the window AAGTAATTAGAATGGCAAAAGAACAAGAAAATAATTTAACAGTAATTATGCAAGTTATGACGCAAGCAGGCGAAGCTAAAAATGATGCTATGCATGCTATTCAAGCAGCTAAAGCTAATGATTTTAGGCAAGCTCTGTCCTACCTCGATCAAGCAAATATTGAGCTAAATAAGGCCCACACTACTCAAAGTAAACTTTTAACTCAAATAGCTAATGGCCAACACACTAAATTGGATCTTTATTTAATTCATGCAGAGGATCACCTCATGGGGGCCATTACTTTTATAGATTTAGCTAAAGAATTTGTCGACTTATATCAAAAATTAGCTAACAACTACTAAGAATTTGATATTTTTACTTTTCTTAATGAAAAGGTTTAGACTATTTAGTCAATTAAGGTTAAAATAATTAATGAAAACTCACATCACAAAAAGAGGCTTAGCAATTGCTAAGCCTCTTTTTTATCACTTACCATAATAATTATTCCTAAGACATATCATTTCGAAATTTTTAATTTTCGTCCTACAATTAATAAGGACCTTACTTAGGTAGAAAGGGAAGGTGAACCTTAAATGATTATTTATTATCGTCCAAACTAATTTTACGTTTATACTATACTCAACCGGAAGAAAAAACTTATTTGGTAATTTATAATTTTAGAATCCACTATATAATCTACTGACCTTGTTCAATTGATCAAGGTCTTTTTAAATGTCCTAAAATACTAACGTACCCCAATAATTTCAACTTGATAACTGCCTGCCGGCGCTTCAACAGTAACAGTTTTCCCTGCTGTTTGTTTCATAAGTGCTTGGCCTAAGGGTGAATCAAATGAAACTTTATTTTTAGTTAGATCTGCTTCCATGCGTCCTACTATCTTATAAGTTTCTGCTTCATCATCGTCTTCAAACTTTAATTTAACTTTTGAACCCAAATCAATTGTTCCATCATTTTTTTGTTCAATAATTTCGGCATATTTTAATTGCTTATCCAAATAACGTAAGCGACTTTGCAGGTGCCCTAATTCTTGCTTAGCGGTCGTATATTCTGAATTTTCGGATAAATCCCCCATGCTTCTAGCTTCTTGCAAAATCTTGATTCTACGTGGACGGTCTTTTTTTAAACGCTTAATTTCTTCTTCAATTTCACGGTAACCCTCTGGGGTCATTTTTTGAAAATACACCATTAACTTCTTTCCTCCATAATTCTAGTCAAGTGTATCATTTTTAGAAAAATAAGAAAATTTATTGCTTATTTAGTAACTGGTAAATATTAAAATTTGATGTAAAATAGGAGCTATAAATTATAAAAAAGTTAAAAAGGAGTTTCATATGTCTCACGAATTATCCTTCCAGGAATTAGAAGAATTCCGTAATGATTTTCATAATGCTAGAAATGAAGTTGTTGCCCGCGCTGCGATGCGTAACGGTCTATTAGAGGCTTCATTCAATCCCGAAGTTGTTGGGCGTTTAACTGATACCTTCTCAGTTGAAGTTGAAACCGATAATGTTACTAACCAAAAACAATCCGGTCGTTGCTGGTTATTTGCAACCTTAAATACCTTACGTCATGATTTTGGTAAAAAATATCATGCCAAAAACTTTACCTTATCCCAAGCCTATAACTTCTTCTGGGATAAAATTGAACGAGCAAATATTTTTTACGATGCAATAATTGCTTCAGCAGATAAACCTTTATCTGATCGAAGTGTACAAGCTTATCTAGATTTTGCCGGTGCCGACGGCGGTCAATGGGCAATGGCTGCTTCTTTAGTTAAAAAATATGGTGTTGTGCCATCTTATGCCATGCCAGAAAGTTTTAACACTGACCATACTTCTGCTTTACGTGATGCGCTAGCTCGCAAGGAAAGAAAAGATGCTTTAGTTTTACGTAAACTGGTAAACGCTGGTAAAACTGAAGAAGTAGAAAAAAAGCGTAAAGAATTCTTGAGTGAAGTCTATCGCATGACTGCAATTGCTGTCGGTGAACCACCAAAGAAATTTGATCTTGAATATCGCGATGACAATAAAAAGTTACACTTAGATAAAGACCTGACCCCAAGTGAATTTTTCAATAAATACTGGGATGTCAACTTTGATGACTATATCTGTCTCACTAATGCTCCCGACCATGAATACAATAAGTTATACTCTCTACCATTTGAAGATAATGTTAATGGTGGCATCCCTATTACCTTCTTAAACGAACCAATGGAATACTTACGTAACGCTGCTATTAAGCAATTAAAAGATGGTGAAGGCGTTTGGTTCGGTAATGATGTTTTGAAGGAAATGGACCGCAAAACTGGCTATTTAGATACTGAACTTTACAAGACAGACGATCTCTTTGAAGTTGATACTCAAATGACTAAAGCAGAACGTTTAGCTACAGGTGAAGGTAGTGTTAGTCACGCCATGACTTTAGTCGGTGTAGACGAAGATAATGGTGAAATCCGTAAATGGAAAGTTGAAAATTCTTGGGGCGATAAATCTGGCCGTAAAGGTTACTTTACCATGAGCAATGATTGGTTTAACGAATTTGTCTATGAAGTAGTTGTCAGAAAAGAATTCTTAACTCCAGACCAAAGAAAATTAGCTGAATCTACTCCAACTGAACTTGCACCTTGGGATTCTTTGGCCTAATTAATAATTAAATCGAACAAAAAAAGCTAGTAGTTTATGAAACAGCTCATAACTCCTAGCTTTTTTATTGCCGACATTTTTTGATCATAATTCTAATTGCCAAGAAAAGTAAGGTAAGACCTGAAATAATCCAACCAATGATTGCTACACCAGTTTGCTTATATTTAACAATAATCTCTTTTTTGTTTTACTTGGCGTAAGTTTAATTATTCCTAATCCTTCTTTATTTTCCTTTAATTCTCTGAAAGAAGTGACTTTCTTTTTTGTTTTTATTTGATATTGATAGCCAAAATAAAAAATCTTTGGCACTACTACTGACTGAACTTTTCCGTCCACTAGCAAAACTAATTCATGATAATTGTTCGCTTTTATTTTTACTCCAGGTTCTTTTTCGACTACCTTTTCTGGCGTCATCTCACGCCAATTAGGATATGCTTTTACAAATGATTGAGGCAAGTATTCTCCCCGACTAATTCCATAATTAGTTTGATAATTAATTAGTAATGACTGATAGCGGTCATAAACGAACTTAAGGGTTACCTTAGAAGTAAAGGCAAAGCTGATTAGTAAAAAAATAATACTGATGCTTCCTACTATTTTACCAGTCTTTAGCTTTAATGTAGTAGCCCAAGTAGCAATTAGAAGTAGATATAATGGTATCAAAAGTAAGTTTAAGCGCCACATTTCTTGCATCACATTTATACTTTTTAGATGGCTACTCAAAAATAGCACAATATTTCTTCCGTATAACACAACCGAAATAATTAATGCTGAAATTAAAATAGTCCTACTTTTATTACTAATTTTTCTTATCTTTACCAAGCTCGCAATAGTTGCAACCAAAAATAAAACTATAATTAAAGGTCCAACATATCCTTGTTGCAAGATATTAATTGATTTGGGATTAATCGCAGTAAAGAGATGTAAACTTGAACTTGGAAGAAGCAAATTACCTTGATCGTCGATACTAGTATCCCTAAATTTTTGAAATAAATATTGTTGAATTAAAGGAAAAAGAAAAACAGCTCCGATTCCAGCTCCTACTATCCCAGCTTTAACTATCTCTAGTAGACTTCGTGGTTGTCGGATTAATGACCGTAAATTTAATAATAGAATTAAAATAATTAATCCTACCATCATCATGAAACTTAAAAGATGACTAACTAATAAAGCTGCCATCAATAATCCATACTTTACATAGGAAACTTGCTTCCCAGTCACAAGATTTAAAGTCTCAACAATAATAAGCGGGATAAAAACATAGGCCAAAGCTTCGCCAATTGCTGCTCGACCAAATACCATACTAATATAATAATTATTCAGCACATAAAATGGCATTATTACTGCGGCAATATCTTTTCTATTGGTTAATTGATAAGTAGCCCAGTAAATGGCTAACATTGCTCCAATAGTCAAAATAATTATTAATAAGCGATAAACTAAATAAACTGGAAAGCCCCAAGCAACTAAAATCGCAAACGGATAAAGCCAAAAATTACCATAAAAAAAGCCTACTCCATACCCCATGCCACCTAAATAATTAAACCCAATCGGATTGGGAAAGTGACCTGCTTTAAGATTATTAGCAAGCGTATGAATGCGTGCCATATGGAAGTTAGGATCATATCCTCCCGGAATCGCACGTAACCCTATCAATAATAAAATCGCTATTAAAGTTAATAGAAATACTACTTCTCCAAAAAAATTACTTTTTATCCAACTCTTAATTTTATCCACTTTAAACTTCCCACTCATTCATAAATTCTTTGATAAAATCACGCATATATTCAGTTCTGCGTCTTGCTTCAAGTTCACCAGCAGAAGTATTCATCAGTTTTTCTAAATTAAACAATTTTTCATAAAAATGATTAATTGTTGTTTTCTCATGATTACGATACTGATCGTGATCAGTTAAAGTTACTGGTTTAATTTGCGGATCATAAATCAAATTACCATGCTTACCACCATAGGTAAAAGCCCGAGCGATACCGATCGCTCCGAGGCTTTCTAGCCTATCAGCATCTTGGACATATTTTCCAGATAATGGTAACTGATGACGATACTCAATATTTGCAGAAAAAGAGATATGCTGAATTGTAAATAAAATATCTTTAACTTCTAAATCTTCAAAGCCACTTTGAGCTAAAAGTTCTTTAATCTCCTCAATAATTATTTTCGGTTCAGCACTTATTTTTTCATCAATTGTGTCATGTAAATAACCAGCCGCATTAATAATAGCAACTAGGCGACTACTTTTATGCGCTTGTGGATTATCATTTAAGTACATTTTTTCAGCTAAATGCGCTACTCTTTGACCATGATAATAATCATGCCCAGTTCGCTCATCTTGCAGTGTCTTTTTAGTAAAAGCTTTTATTCTTTCTAGATTAATCATCAGTCAATTCCTATACCTATATCCCTTTAAGTATAATATAAACAACGTAAAAATCTAAACTTTAATTATTAAGCTGCTTCCCAGATTTGAACTGGGGACCTCCTCCTTACCACGGCGGTGCTCTACCTCCTGAGCTAAAGCAGCATGTAGCAATATTTTAGCATATTGTTACTATCAAAAAAATGCAAGTAATCATTCCAATCACTTGCATTTCTATTTAGCGTTTAATTCTAACTAAAGTATATTTCTTTTTACCCTTACGGATAATTACAAATTTACCATCAAAGGCACTATCTGGTTCAACAATAAAGTCAGTATCCTTTTGACGCTCACCGTTAACATAGATAGCACCATTTGAAACATCTTCTCTGGCTTGACGTTTTGATGGTTCAATTTTAGTTTCAACTAAAAATTCAACAATATTTTTTGCATCCCTAGTTGCTTCCACACTTGGTGCATTCTTAAAGCCTTGTTCAATTTGATCAACAGTCAAATCTTTTACATTTCCCTTAAATAATGCTTGGGTGATGAATTGAGCTTCATCTAAGCCTTCTTGACCATGAACAAACTTAGTAACTTCTTCAGCTAAACGACGTTGTGCTTCACGCTTCCAAGGTTCTTTTTCAACTTTTTCAGCTAAGTCTTCAATTTCTTCACGTGATAAGAAAGTGAAGTACTTCAGGTATTTAATCACATCACGGTCATCTTGATTTAACCAGAACTGGTAGAATTCATAAGGACTGGTCTTTTCTGGATCAAGCCAAACTGCTCCACCTGCTGATTTACCAAATTTTGTACCATCTGCTTTTAACATTAATGGAATAGTTAAACCAAATGCTTTACGATCTTGACCTTCAAGTTTGTGGATTAAATCGATTCCAGCAGTGATATTCCCCCATTGATCACTACCACCGATTTGTAATTGCACACCGTGATCTTTATTTAAATGGAAAAAGTCAATTGCTTGCAAAATTTGGTAGGTAAACTCAGTAAATGAAATACCATTCTCTAAACGTGAAGCAACAACATCTTTGTTAAGCATATTGTTAATTTGGAAAAATTTACCGTAATCACGTAAGAAATCAATTAAGTTTAATTTTCCAAGCCAGTCAGCATTATTAACAATTTCAAAGTTTTCGGTACCGAATAACTTCTTCATTTGAGCAGTAAGTTTTTCTTCATTCTTCTTAACTTGTTCTGCAGTTTGTAATACTCGTTCTGTCTTTCGACCAGATGGATCACCAATTGCACCAGTTCCCCCACCAATTAAAATTACTGGGTGATAACCTGCCATTTGAAATCTCTTCAAAATCATAAATGGAATTAAGTGACCAATATGAAGTGAATCTCCAGTTGGATCAGTACCACAGTAAAGGGCCAAATCATCATGATCCTTTAAGTAATCACGTAAACCTTCGGCATCAGTTTCTTGGTTAATGGCACCTCGCCACTCTAGGTCTTCCAAAATATCAAATTTTGCCATAATTTTCCTCCAACAAAAAAACGTCCCCAGTCATAACGACCAGGGACGACTAAATTACATCATTAGCCGTGGTACCACCCACGTTTGCGCTATTGCGCCTTAAGCTAGTTGCTACGGAAACTACCCCATTAAGTATTTCAACCAAATAGCCTGCCTAGCTCGCACCACACGCTAGTTCTCTGAACACTGA encodes:
- a CDS encoding PTS lactose/cellobiose transporter subunit IIA; protein product: MAKEQENNLTVIMQVMTQAGEAKNDAMHAIQAAKANDFRQALSYLDQANIELNKAHTTQSKLLTQIANGQHTKLDLYLIHAEDHLMGAITFIDLAKEFVDLYQKLANNY
- the greA gene encoding transcription elongation factor GreA → MVYFQKMTPEGYREIEEEIKRLKKDRPRRIKILQEARSMGDLSENSEYTTAKQELGHLQSRLRYLDKQLKYAEIIEQKNDGTIDLGSKVKLKFEDDDEAETYKIVGRMEADLTKNKVSFDSPLGQALMKQTAGKTVTVEAPAGSYQVEIIGVR
- a CDS encoding C1 family peptidase, with the translated sequence MSHELSFQELEEFRNDFHNARNEVVARAAMRNGLLEASFNPEVVGRLTDTFSVEVETDNVTNQKQSGRCWLFATLNTLRHDFGKKYHAKNFTLSQAYNFFWDKIERANIFYDAIIASADKPLSDRSVQAYLDFAGADGGQWAMAASLVKKYGVVPSYAMPESFNTDHTSALRDALARKERKDALVLRKLVNAGKTEEVEKKRKEFLSEVYRMTAIAVGEPPKKFDLEYRDDNKKLHLDKDLTPSEFFNKYWDVNFDDYICLTNAPDHEYNKLYSLPFEDNVNGGIPITFLNEPMEYLRNAAIKQLKDGEGVWFGNDVLKEMDRKTGYLDTELYKTDDLFEVDTQMTKAERLATGEGSVSHAMTLVGVDEDNGEIRKWKVENSWGDKSGRKGYFTMSNDWFNEFVYEVVVRKEFLTPDQRKLAESTPTELAPWDSLA
- a CDS encoding HD domain-containing protein, which produces MINLERIKAFTKKTLQDERTGHDYYHGQRVAHLAEKMYLNDNPQAHKSSRLVAIINAAGYLHDTIDEKISAEPKIIIEEIKELLAQSGFEDLEVKDILFTIQHISFSANIEYRHQLPLSGKYVQDADRLESLGAIGIARAFTYGGKHGNLIYDPQIKPVTLTDHDQYRNHEKTTINHFYEKLFNLEKLMNTSAGELEARRRTEYMRDFIKEFMNEWEV
- the tyrS gene encoding tyrosine--tRNA ligase, giving the protein MAKFDILEDLEWRGAINQETDAEGLRDYLKDHDDLALYCGTDPTGDSLHIGHLIPFMILKRFQMAGYHPVILIGGGTGAIGDPSGRKTERVLQTAEQVKKNEEKLTAQMKKLFGTENFEIVNNADWLGKLNLIDFLRDYGKFFQINNMLNKDVVASRLENGISFTEFTYQILQAIDFFHLNKDHGVQLQIGGSDQWGNITAGIDLIHKLEGQDRKAFGLTIPLMLKADGTKFGKSAGGAVWLDPEKTSPYEFYQFWLNQDDRDVIKYLKYFTFLSREEIEDLAEKVEKEPWKREAQRRLAEEVTKFVHGQEGLDEAQFITQALFKGNVKDLTVDQIEQGFKNAPSVEATRDAKNIVEFLVETKIEPSKRQAREDVSNGAIYVNGERQKDTDFIVEPDSAFDGKFVIIRKGKKKYTLVRIKR